One stretch of Periplaneta americana isolate PAMFEO1 chromosome 1, P.americana_PAMFEO1_priV1, whole genome shotgun sequence DNA includes these proteins:
- the LOC138697279 gene encoding zinc finger protein 3-like, translating into MTLNFTEICRLCMTRKENLTPLFHNEASGGMSLSAKIMYFVPVLQLCADDDLPSQVCQKCSRLVNLSYKFKLQCENSDTTLRQYLETNSLQDNKQGIVHSAFKSDVGDNWVYKIEKVDIVEDSYDADFDDQYDSDGEKRPTDLSERYSENEWKNVQLSSALESNINIEDGKGKIECAISKPEKKIDKIRSAKLSVGKIKKQQGMLSSKKKSDKNTITNVISKISNVSDKPLTSYIVQDKDEIKKGDCVKKSKARTRGEKKGFLCQDCGKNFSYEQHLLLHRRSHTGEKPFSCSVCSERFSVSSNLNKHMRIHTGEKPFLCTVCGKNFSRSDTLSKHMRSHTGEKPFHCAVCGNNFGRRSILTNHMRTHSGEKPYLCTECGQRFAQSYDLTKHTRSHTGEKPYHCTLCRMSFGQRNSLTKHMNSHPKEMPFPCLDFSKGFPYKMDSTKLLSHTEPVKLLAHSCKY; encoded by the exons atgacGCTAAATTTTACGGAAATATGCCGTTTATGTATGACAAGAAAAGAAAATCTGACACCACTATTTCACAATGAAGCATCCGGGGGAATGTCACTTTCggcaaaaattatgtattttgtacctgttcttcag CTGTGTGCAGATGATGATCTTCCAAGTCAAGTGTGCCAAAAATGTTCCCGTCTAGTAAATTTATCATACAAATTTAAACTTCAGTGTGAAAATTCTGATACTACCTTACGACAATACTTAGAAACTAATTCTTTACAG GATAACAAACAAGGCATAGTTCACTCTGCCTTCAAAAGTGATGTTGGAGACAACTGGGTCTACAAAATTGAAAAAGTTGATATAGTAGAGGACAGCTATGATGCTGATTTTGATGACCAGTATGACAGCGATGGAGAAAAGAG GCCAACGGATTTATCAGAAAGATACTCAGAGAATGAGTGGAAGAATGTACAGTTAAGTTCTGCActagaaagtaatataaatatagaagATGGCAAGGGCAAAATAGAATGTGCAATTTCCAAACCAGAAAAGAAAATTGATAAAATTCGATCAGCTAAGCTCTCAGTTGGTAAAATAAAGAAGCAACAAGGGATGCTTTCTTCAAAGaagaaaagtgacaaaaacactATAACAAATGTGATATCTAAGATTTCTAACGTCAGTGATAAACCTTTAACATCATATATTGTGCAAGACAAAGATGAAATAAAAAAGGGAGACTGTGTAAAGAAATCTAAGGCAAGGACGCGAGGAGAGAAAAAGGGTTTTCTTTGTCAGGATTGTGGAAAGAACTTTTCATATGAACAGCATTTGTTATTACATAGAAGGTCTCATACAGGAGAAAAGCCATTCTCATGTTCTGTATGTAGTGAACGTTTCAGTGTGAGTAGTAATCTCAATAAACACATGAGAATACACACTGGAGAGAAACCCTTTTTGTGTACAGTTTGTGGTAAAAACTTTAGTAGGAGTGATACTTTATCGAAACACATGAGATCCCATACTGGAGAAAAGCCATTCCATTGTGCAGTATGCGGAAATAATTTTGGTCGACGAAGTATTCTTACAAATCATATGAGAACTCATTCTGGAGAGAAACCGTACTTGTGTACTGAATGTGGGCAAAGATTTGCTCAAAGTTATGACCTGACGAAACACACGAGGTCACATACTGGAGAGAAACCCTATCATTGCACATTGTGTAGAATGAGTTTTGGTCAGCGAAACAGCCTGACGAAACACATGAACAGTCATCCAAAAGAGATGCCGTTTCCTTGTTTGGACTTTTCTAAAGGATTTCCATATAAGATGGATTCAACAAAGTTATTATCTCATACAGAACCAGTAAAACTTTTGGCACAttcatgtaaatattaa